One window of the Candidatus Chryseobacterium colombiense genome contains the following:
- the cysD gene encoding sulfate adenylyltransferase subunit CysD: protein MSTYALDYLEQLEAESIYIMREVAAQFEKPALLFSGGKDSITLVHLARKAFAPMKIPFLLVHIDTGHNFPEALQFRDYLAENIGAELIVRKVEDTIKAKKLTEPKGKFASRNWLQTHTLLDTIEELQFDACIGGARRDEEKARAKERFFSVRDEFGQWDPKLQRPELWNIYNGRINKGENVRVFPISNWTELDVWNYIRKENIQLPSIYFAHDREVIEYEGQLIAASDFIQIDENDEVITKKVRYRTVGDMTCTAAVESDAETLDSVINEIIASKISERGETRIDDKVTEAAMEDRKKGGYF from the coding sequence ATGAGTACATATGCATTAGATTATCTGGAGCAGCTGGAAGCTGAGAGTATTTATATTATGAGAGAAGTAGCGGCACAGTTTGAAAAACCTGCTTTACTTTTCAGTGGAGGAAAAGACTCCATTACATTGGTTCATTTGGCGAGAAAAGCTTTTGCACCAATGAAAATTCCGTTTCTGTTGGTACATATCGATACTGGACATAATTTTCCGGAAGCCCTTCAATTCAGAGATTATCTGGCAGAAAATATTGGGGCTGAACTTATCGTAAGAAAGGTTGAAGATACCATTAAAGCTAAAAAACTAACTGAACCTAAAGGAAAATTTGCTTCCAGGAACTGGCTGCAAACCCATACTTTATTAGATACCATTGAAGAGCTCCAGTTTGATGCATGTATTGGCGGAGCAAGAAGGGATGAAGAGAAAGCCAGAGCTAAAGAACGTTTTTTCTCGGTTCGCGATGAATTCGGACAATGGGATCCAAAGTTACAGCGTCCGGAATTGTGGAATATTTACAACGGAAGAATCAATAAAGGAGAAAATGTAAGGGTTTTTCCGATCTCAAACTGGACAGAGCTTGATGTATGGAATTATATCAGAAAAGAAAATATTCAGCTTCCTTCTATTTATTTTGCCCATGACAGGGAAGTCATTGAATATGAAGGTCAGTTAATCGCAGCTTCGGATTTTATTCAGATTGACGAAAATGATGAGGTGATCACTAAAAAAGTACGTTATAGAACCGTGGGAGATATGACCTGTACTGCAGCGGTTGAAAGTGATGCTGAAACTTTAGATAGTGTGATTAATGAAATTATTGCCTCTAAAATTTCCGAACGTGGTGAGACCAGAATTGATGATAAAGTGACGGAAGCAGCCATGGAAGACAGAAAAAAAGGAGGATATTTTTAA
- a CDS encoding GTP-binding protein, which yields MDILRFITAGSVDDGKSTLIGRLLYDSKNILIDQLEALEKQSKNKNENGIDLAILTDGLRAEREQGITIDVAYRYFSTPKRKFIIADAPGHIQYTRNMITGASNSQLIIILIDARQGVIEQTRRHSIIASLLKMKNVVVAINKMDLVDYAENVFNDIKAQYQLVAQKLGLENVQYFPISAFYGDNIVEKSEKTPWYKGAALLDFLETVEVKTSKNRDDSRFQVQYVIRPQTEELHDYRGYSGEVISGTYKKGDKITVLPQNIETVISKIETGGKEVDTVFTNQPAVLHIEDDIDISRGDFLVKAEHLPKVENEVEAIVCWLDKKELNEGNKYFIQHKSKVLKAIVKEIEYKIDVNTLENTSVYSGIKLNEVVKVKLKTSSPLVFDSFSENNNTGSAILIDETSNSTVGAVMIL from the coding sequence ATGGATATACTAAGATTTATAACAGCCGGAAGTGTAGACGATGGAAAAAGTACCCTTATCGGGAGGCTTTTATATGACAGTAAAAATATTTTGATTGATCAGCTTGAAGCCTTGGAAAAGCAGTCAAAAAATAAAAATGAAAACGGGATAGATCTGGCCATCCTTACCGACGGATTAAGAGCAGAAAGGGAACAGGGAATTACCATAGATGTAGCCTACAGATATTTCTCTACACCTAAGAGAAAATTCATAATTGCAGATGCTCCGGGACATATTCAGTATACCCGGAATATGATTACGGGAGCTTCCAATTCTCAGCTGATTATTATTTTAATTGATGCAAGACAGGGCGTTATTGAGCAGACCAGGAGACATTCTATTATCGCTTCGTTACTAAAGATGAAAAATGTAGTGGTTGCCATTAATAAAATGGATTTGGTGGATTATGCAGAAAATGTTTTTAATGATATAAAAGCCCAGTATCAGTTGGTTGCGCAAAAATTAGGATTAGAAAACGTACAGTATTTCCCTATTTCTGCTTTTTACGGAGACAATATTGTTGAAAAATCTGAAAAAACTCCATGGTATAAAGGAGCTGCCTTACTTGATTTCCTGGAAACAGTAGAGGTAAAAACCTCTAAAAATAGAGACGACAGCAGATTTCAAGTGCAATATGTTATTCGTCCTCAAACTGAAGAGCTTCATGATTACAGAGGGTATTCCGGAGAAGTGATTTCCGGAACGTATAAAAAAGGAGATAAAATAACCGTTTTACCACAAAATATCGAAACGGTTATCTCTAAAATTGAAACAGGAGGGAAGGAAGTAGATACTGTATTTACCAATCAGCCCGCCGTTTTACATATTGAAGATGATATTGACATCAGCAGAGGTGATTTTTTAGTGAAGGCAGAGCATCTTCCAAAAGTGGAAAATGAAGTGGAAGCTATTGTATGCTGGCTTGATAAAAAGGAATTAAATGAAGGCAATAAGTATTTTATTCAGCATAAAAGCAAAGTATTGAAAGCGATCGTAAAAGAAATTGAATATAAAATTGATGTCAATACCCTTGAAAATACATCTGTTTATTCAGGCATTAAGCTGAATGAAGTCGTTAAAGTAAAACTGAAAACTTCTTCTCCGCTGGTTTTTGATAGCTTTAGTGAAAATAATAATACAGGAAGTGCTATTTTGATTGATGAAACGAGCAATTCTACCGTAGGTGCCGTAATGATTTTATAA
- a CDS encoding sulfite exporter TauE/SafE family protein, whose product MVISRKVQVRLNVFFITVATLVILVFSMYELGYLDELLTVLAKDNYIFYWMMLVGILAEIVAGSMGMGYGVICTTTLLFLNIPPHIVSASIHSAESFTTAAGSISHVKLKNVSKSLVKKLAIPAVIGAVIGALCLTYLGEYYAKITKTIIAFYTLYLGFQILSNAFKKKQSKALKRKTNLARLGLIGGFIDSFAGGGWGPLVTGTLIKNSFTPRFAVGSSTVAKFILTLTAAITFFFTLGIQHWSIILGLLLGGIVTAPFSAMLTAKLPVKSMFVVIGLLVIIMSSITIYKSVF is encoded by the coding sequence ATGGTGATTTCAAGAAAAGTTCAGGTCAGGCTCAATGTATTTTTTATAACAGTTGCAACACTTGTTATCCTTGTTTTTTCGATGTATGAATTGGGATATTTGGATGAGTTGCTTACTGTTTTAGCCAAAGACAATTACATTTTTTACTGGATGATGCTTGTCGGCATTTTAGCTGAAATTGTGGCGGGATCTATGGGAATGGGATATGGCGTCATATGTACTACAACATTGCTCTTTCTGAATATTCCTCCCCATATTGTAAGTGCGAGTATTCATTCAGCGGAAAGTTTTACGACTGCGGCCGGAAGTATCAGTCATGTTAAATTAAAGAATGTAAGTAAAAGTCTGGTCAAAAAGCTGGCGATTCCGGCTGTAATCGGAGCTGTGATCGGAGCACTTTGTCTTACTTACCTTGGTGAATATTATGCTAAAATAACCAAAACCATTATTGCATTTTATACCTTATACCTCGGATTTCAGATTCTCTCTAATGCTTTTAAGAAAAAACAAAGCAAAGCGCTGAAAAGAAAAACGAATCTTGCCCGGCTCGGTTTAATCGGAGGTTTTATTGATTCCTTTGCAGGAGGAGGATGGGGACCTTTAGTAACCGGAACTTTAATCAAAAATTCTTTCACTCCCAGATTTGCTGTAGGAAGTTCTACTGTAGCAAAATTTATTTTAACATTAACTGCTGCCATTACTTTCTTCTTTACCTTAGGGATTCAACATTGGAGCATTATTTTAGGGCTGTTGCTGGGAGGAATTGTAACGGCTCCTTTTTCTGCCATGCTTACCGCAAAACTTCCTGTGAAAAGTATGTTCGTAGTCATCGGATTGCTGGTTATCATTATGAGCTCAATAACGATCTATAAATCTGTTTTTTAA
- a CDS encoding putative quinol monooxygenase, with amino-acid sequence MNLHIVALFKFNENYLMEAVELFQTLVKETRKEEGCLQYDLIEDKDNKGTFFLVELWESVEHHNRHNGQDHLLDFRRDSSKMLESSTQVYKGFKIL; translated from the coding sequence ATGAACTTACATATCGTTGCGCTTTTCAAGTTTAATGAAAACTATCTGATGGAAGCGGTTGAATTGTTTCAGACCTTAGTGAAAGAAACAAGAAAAGAAGAAGGATGTCTGCAATATGATCTTATCGAGGATAAAGACAATAAAGGCACTTTCTTTCTGGTTGAATTATGGGAAAGTGTAGAACACCATAACCGCCACAACGGGCAGGATCATCTGCTGGATTTCCGTAGAGATTCTTCAAAAATGCTGGAAAGCTCTACGCAGGTCTATAAAGGATTTAAAATCTTATAA
- a CDS encoding choice-of-anchor J domain-containing protein produces the protein MKLKLLLGALAFTAINVHAQVATINENFDNFTSGNTTFPQNGWSVQLATNPLPYPPAPMMIVTADANKAVQSYAGNNGTAPSYLITPQIVAPTGDKTLTFSSGLVSTSPGTSTIQIGLASNPADMTTFAAVGNPISISGVTAQNYTVNIPASSSSYIVFKITPTAAHTATLIDNVIYDTPAVGTINENFNAFTSGTSAIPQMGWNKVTATAAYNVYIATNNGSNAIQFYAANTANTTSYLIAPKIVAPDGSKKLRYTTGISSSANGSGTLEVGLVSNPTDMSTFTSLGAPITITTSNTTPQTFTLDVPASTKQYIAWKFTGAATHSAVYVDDVIYDVLSVLGTSETKSNNNSLSFAINADNELQFVGKSDVKSIKVYSASGNLIVQGAVNNNRFNIFNLATGVYIFVSEDNKGAVTQSKFIKK, from the coding sequence ATGAAATTAAAACTACTATTAGGAGCTTTAGCTTTTACTGCTATTAACGTTCATGCTCAAGTAGCAACAATTAATGAAAACTTTGATAACTTTACCAGTGGGAACACTACCTTCCCTCAAAATGGATGGTCAGTTCAATTGGCAACCAATCCGCTTCCTTATCCACCTGCTCCAATGATGATTGTAACTGCAGATGCAAACAAAGCGGTTCAGTCTTACGCAGGTAATAACGGAACTGCACCTTCCTATTTGATAACACCTCAAATTGTAGCTCCAACAGGGGATAAAACGTTAACGTTTTCTTCAGGATTGGTAAGCACTTCTCCGGGAACTTCAACCATTCAGATTGGATTGGCATCAAATCCGGCAGACATGACAACATTTGCGGCAGTTGGAAATCCAATTTCTATTTCTGGCGTAACTGCTCAGAATTACACGGTAAATATTCCAGCCTCTTCATCTTCATATATCGTTTTTAAAATTACTCCAACAGCTGCTCATACGGCAACATTGATCGACAATGTAATATATGATACCCCTGCAGTAGGAACCATCAACGAAAACTTCAATGCATTTACGTCAGGTACTTCTGCAATCCCTCAAATGGGCTGGAATAAAGTAACTGCTACAGCAGCGTATAATGTATATATAGCAACAAATAACGGAAGCAACGCTATTCAGTTTTATGCAGCCAATACAGCCAATACAACCTCATATCTTATCGCTCCAAAAATCGTGGCACCGGATGGAAGTAAAAAATTACGATATACAACGGGGATATCTTCAAGTGCCAATGGAAGTGGAACTCTGGAAGTTGGTTTAGTTTCGAACCCTACAGACATGTCTACTTTTACTTCATTAGGTGCTCCGATCACCATAACAACTTCAAATACAACTCCACAAACATTTACTTTAGACGTTCCTGCTTCTACTAAACAATATATTGCCTGGAAATTTACGGGGGCAGCAACTCATTCTGCGGTCTATGTAGATGATGTAATCTATGATGTACTGTCTGTTTTGGGAACATCCGAAACAAAATCGAATAACAACAGTTTAAGTTTCGCTATCAATGCAGATAATGAATTACAGTTTGTAGGAAAATCAGATGTAAAATCTATAAAAGTTTACTCTGCATCAGGAAATCTTATCGTTCAAGGAGCTGTTAACAACAACAGATTTAACATTTTTAATTTAGCAACAGGCGTTTATATCTTTGTTTCAGAAGATAACAAAGGAGCTGTTACTCAATCGAAATTCATTAAAAAATAA
- a CDS encoding TonB-dependent receptor plug domain-containing protein, translating into MEKKILSIVSLSALVWVNAQEKDSLHQKKIEEVVITGQYTQQFINKSIYKVEVINAEQIKNMAATNVAEVLNQSLNILITSDRNSGNSTANLMGLGGEYTKILIDNIPVVGDIGLGNNIDLTKLNVNNVERIEVVRGSMGVDYGSNAVAGVINIITKKNSQKKLTLNAFLQEETVGKEYDWYKKGEGRHIQNLNIGYNINENWYVGANINHNDFQGFKGTQEGYKYFGQDEKRGYLWQPKDILNVDGVLRYTKNKTSIFYKFGFLNENLNYYNPKVTELYLGEGNRTFVSTDRDYKTTRYINQLNIQTKLGAINYTGDFSYQTQDRKYRDFVYDIPNRQVRDHLNEYQSYNKSDVLYSRGVFSNFLNNDKIDFQLGYELDHTTGFAGNIAGNFGGTNDVKRKIFNYANFMSIEWNAADWFSIRPGYRLAISDKFDTQHNYSITARAKVTDHDNIRLVVGSANRFPNFDELYTYQVDSNHDIQGNQNLTPETGMTVSFNADKKIITDSGWNLGIGASATYLKVKDRIELAQTSVLPMKFQYINIDRFESYLFEGNFRANKGQFSLSVNAAYYGISKSLNESGLSSPDDFFYTFEANLAANYTVPKINTTLSLFYKYTGKTQMFTLVSDLTSSQYIIGERKDFSMMNFTVTQPFFKNHFEVSAGVKNIFDVLSVRDTTISGNAHESANPNSNLFYGRSYFVRLGYNF; encoded by the coding sequence ATGGAGAAGAAAATACTTTCAATAGTATCATTATCCGCATTGGTCTGGGTAAATGCGCAGGAAAAAGATTCTTTACATCAGAAAAAAATTGAAGAGGTTGTCATTACCGGGCAATATACTCAGCAATTCATTAATAAATCGATTTATAAAGTTGAGGTCATTAATGCAGAGCAGATCAAAAATATGGCGGCAACCAATGTTGCGGAAGTTCTTAACCAGAGTTTGAACATTCTGATTACCTCAGATCGTAATTCCGGAAATTCAACTGCAAACCTTATGGGACTTGGAGGGGAATACACGAAGATTCTTATCGATAATATTCCGGTAGTGGGAGATATTGGTTTAGGAAATAATATTGACCTAACTAAATTGAATGTAAATAATGTAGAGCGTATTGAAGTGGTACGAGGTTCAATGGGAGTGGATTATGGAAGTAATGCGGTTGCAGGAGTTATCAATATTATTACGAAAAAGAACAGCCAGAAAAAACTGACCTTAAATGCATTTTTACAGGAAGAAACCGTAGGCAAGGAGTACGACTGGTATAAAAAAGGAGAAGGAAGGCATATTCAAAACCTAAATATAGGATATAATATTAATGAAAACTGGTATGTAGGAGCAAATATTAATCATAATGATTTTCAAGGCTTCAAAGGAACCCAGGAAGGGTATAAGTACTTTGGGCAGGATGAAAAAAGAGGGTATTTGTGGCAGCCGAAAGATATTTTAAATGTTGATGGAGTTTTACGTTATACTAAAAATAAGACATCCATTTTCTACAAATTCGGATTTTTAAATGAAAACCTGAATTACTATAATCCGAAAGTTACCGAACTCTATTTAGGAGAAGGAAACAGAACATTTGTTTCTACAGACAGAGATTATAAGACGACAAGATATATCAATCAGTTAAATATTCAGACAAAACTCGGAGCAATCAATTATACAGGAGATTTTTCCTATCAGACTCAGGATAGAAAATACAGAGATTTTGTTTACGATATTCCCAACAGACAGGTAAGAGATCACCTAAATGAGTATCAGTCTTATAATAAATCAGATGTTCTTTATTCCAGAGGGGTTTTCAGTAATTTCCTTAACAATGATAAAATAGATTTTCAGCTGGGCTATGAGCTGGATCATACGACAGGATTTGCAGGCAATATAGCCGGTAATTTCGGAGGAACCAATGATGTAAAAAGAAAGATTTTTAATTATGCTAATTTCATGTCAATAGAATGGAATGCAGCCGATTGGTTTTCAATTCGTCCGGGGTATCGTTTAGCAATAAGTGACAAATTTGATACACAGCATAATTACTCCATAACTGCAAGGGCGAAAGTTACGGATCATGATAATATCCGTCTTGTGGTAGGAAGTGCCAACAGATTTCCGAATTTCGACGAATTATATACCTATCAGGTAGACAGCAATCATGATATTCAGGGGAATCAGAATCTTACCCCGGAAACAGGAATGACAGTTTCTTTTAATGCGGATAAAAAAATCATAACAGATTCCGGATGGAATTTAGGAATAGGAGCGAGTGCTACTTATCTGAAAGTAAAAGACAGGATTGAACTTGCACAAACAAGTGTTCTGCCAATGAAGTTCCAGTATATCAATATAGACCGTTTCGAAAGTTACTTGTTTGAAGGTAATTTCAGAGCAAATAAAGGACAGTTTAGTTTATCTGTCAATGCTGCATATTATGGAATTTCAAAATCCTTGAACGAAAGCGGACTTTCCTCTCCTGATGATTTCTTCTATACATTCGAGGCGAATCTTGCAGCCAACTATACCGTTCCTAAAATCAATACCACATTGTCTTTATTTTATAAATATACTGGCAAAACCCAAATGTTTACCCTGGTATCAGATCTTACCTCTTCTCAATATATTATTGGTGAACGCAAAGATTTTAGCATGATGAATTTTACGGTGACTCAGCCGTTCTTTAAAAATCATTTTGAAGTAAGTGCAGGCGTTAAGAATATTTTCGATGTATTGTCTGTGAGAGATACCACTATTTCAGGAAACGCTCACGAATCTGCGAATCCAAATTCTAATCTGTTCTATGGGCGAAGCTATTTTGTGAGACTTGGCTATAACTTCTAA